A window of candidate division WOR-3 bacterium genomic DNA:
AATGAGGGCAAGTTCCCTGCCATCTTGTCAGAGTCTCTCCGCAGTTTGAACAGACGAATTTAGCTCTTGTGTTTTTTTTCATACCTAAAAGACTTCGAGGTTTATGTACTTCCTCGGATTTGTTCTTATGTCATTAGCGAGGTATTCGTATGAATTCACGGCTCTTCTCAAATCGTAGTAGAGAGAATCTTCTTTGATCAGCTTGCCCAAAGTTCCTTCTCCTCGGGCGATGGATCTTTCAATTTCAATCAGCAGGGTCAAGGCCGTGTCCATTTTTATAAGGGTTGTGTCCATAAGCTCGATTGTCTTGTCAATCTTTGCGCTTTTTTCCGACATCTCCGCTGAAATCGCTGATAAACTAGACTTTGCTTGAATTGTTGCCTGTCGAAGCTCCGCAAGGAGGTAAGTCAAATTGTGAACTGTCGTTTGCGCGTCAACAGCCAAAACGGTCGTCTCCTTTATGAGTTCACCCGCCGAGGTGTCGAAATTGCTCCTAATGTCTGAAACGAGCACCTCAACGTCTTTTACGGCTTTTGAAAACTGTCCCATGTCAAATATCATAACAGGTTCGGTCGGCATGAACTTCGAAGTGTCAAAAGCTACGGCAAGGGTGCCGGGGGTTATG
This region includes:
- a CDS encoding MCE family protein; translation: MKHIEKSYSWKVTVLAVISIVILVTGYIFLSNITFSKKGYRIRAVFNNVSGLFEGADVQIHGVTRGRVSNITIHDKAVEVEMLIDNDVKLNADARAGIYQTSLISNVKYINITPGTLAVAFDTSKFMPTEPVMIFDMGQFSKAVKDVEVLVSDIRSNFDTSAGELIKETTVLAVDAQTTVHNLTYLLAELRQATIQAKSSLSAISAEMSEKSAKIDKTIELMDTTLIKMDTALTLLIEIERSIARGEGTLGKLIKEDSLYYDLRRAVNSYEYLANDIRTNPRKYINLEVF